A DNA window from Pedomonas mirosovicensis contains the following coding sequences:
- a CDS encoding carbohydrate porin, giving the protein MAPLAPRLAFAIAAILAGPVLAQPEPPDEPQPQRRPPSVRPHADTRVAKPPPSPTLGGDGGRKRLEDKGVKLALSYGSQTAWNARGGERELVRETGQLTFGATLDMEKLAGLKGGTFQATGTYRRGYDLTEKAGLGVLQQVQEVFGRGQTWRVTQLWYQQDLGDSGIDLKLGRLLTGEDFAAFSCEFMNLTFCGAPPGNIVGNYWFNWPVSQWAARLRVKRGDSLYFQAGVYEVNPRNLEKDFTIGYFNGATGALIPVEIGWTPKLGTDQLPGTYKLGGWYNTEDADDLRLDINRQPRPLTGASALRREGQYGGYFMAQQQVFGRAEGEQTISGLTLFFNFSQADRETARIDNQVSVGLFYTGLFQERPEDVIGFAVGRTNVNSRAERGFHARPPATGGAARRGIRQRTLLRLPPLQVDHPASQRAVHHQPRRVRPQQGHRGHRPQGQHRAVIFLRVRIFISCRGSRTLCTPILFEPRPPL; this is encoded by the coding sequence ATGGCCCCGCTCGCGCCCCGGCTGGCATTTGCGATCGCCGCCATCCTGGCGGGGCCGGTTCTTGCCCAGCCCGAGCCGCCGGACGAGCCCCAGCCGCAGCGCCGCCCGCCCAGCGTGCGCCCGCACGCCGACACGCGCGTCGCCAAGCCGCCGCCGTCGCCCACTCTCGGCGGAGACGGGGGGCGAAAGCGGCTGGAGGACAAGGGCGTCAAGCTCGCGCTCAGCTATGGTTCGCAAACCGCCTGGAACGCCCGCGGCGGTGAGCGCGAGCTGGTGCGCGAAACCGGCCAGCTCACCTTCGGCGCAACGCTCGATATGGAAAAGCTGGCGGGCCTGAAGGGCGGCACGTTTCAGGCCACCGGCACCTATCGGCGCGGTTATGATCTCACCGAGAAGGCGGGGCTGGGCGTGCTCCAGCAGGTGCAGGAGGTGTTCGGGCGCGGCCAGACCTGGCGCGTCACCCAGCTGTGGTATCAGCAGGATCTTGGCGACAGCGGCATTGATCTGAAGCTCGGCCGTCTGCTGACGGGCGAGGACTTCGCCGCCTTTTCCTGCGAGTTCATGAACCTCACCTTCTGCGGGGCCCCGCCCGGTAATATCGTGGGCAATTACTGGTTCAACTGGCCGGTCAGCCAGTGGGCGGCGCGCCTGCGCGTGAAACGAGGCGACAGCCTTTATTTCCAGGCGGGCGTCTACGAGGTCAATCCGCGCAACCTCGAGAAGGATTTCACCATCGGCTATTTCAACGGCGCAACCGGCGCGCTCATTCCCGTCGAGATCGGCTGGACGCCCAAACTCGGCACGGACCAGCTCCCCGGCACCTACAAGCTCGGCGGATGGTACAACACCGAAGACGCCGATGACCTCCGTCTCGATATCAACCGCCAGCCCCGGCCGCTCACCGGCGCATCTGCCCTGCGCCGCGAAGGCCAGTACGGCGGCTATTTCATGGCGCAGCAGCAGGTGTTCGGCCGGGCGGAAGGCGAGCAGACCATCTCCGGCCTCACCCTGTTTTTCAACTTCAGCCAGGCGGACCGCGAGACCGCCCGCATCGACAACCAGGTCAGCGTGGGGTTGTTCTACACCGGCCTGTTTCAGGAGCGGCCGGAGGATGTAATCGGCTTTGCCGTCGGTCGCACCAACGTCAATTCCCGCGCCGAGCGGGGATTTCACGCCCGGCCCCCGGCAACAGGCGGAGCGGCCCGGCGCGGAATACGCCAGCGAACTCTATTACGGCTTCCACCTCTCCAAGTGGATCATCCTGCATCCCAACGTGCAGTACATCATCAACCCCGGCGGGTTCGACCACAACAAGGACATCGTGGTCATCGGCCTCAAGGCCAACATCGTGCTGTGATTTTTTTGAGGGTGCGAATTTTTATTTCTTGCAGAGGGTCGCGGACCCTCTGCACTCCCATTCTTTTCGAGCCGCGCCCCCCTTTGTGA
- a CDS encoding membrane-bound PQQ-dependent dehydrogenase, glucose/quinate/shikimate family: protein MVAVITGWVLLLLGVVLAIGAVWLTAVGGSPFYLLMALGLLITGWLLIRRNPVARWVYAAMLLAVLVWAVWEVGLDWWALVPRGVLLTLIGLWLLLPIIRPARVPADTVADAATTPPRPRDRWTGGRIALAVVVALVGITALISVFDDEFLIEGELPAQRVAVESPEPLPGNDWPYYGGDRFGRRFSTLGDITPDNVDKLEVAWVFHTGDLKGKNDPGETTYEVTPIKIRNTLYLCTPHNHVIALDATTGKVRWRFDPKIQIDASSEHLTCRGVVYHEDAPGAAQQAAAAPAGAPAAAASAPPTAPQSTAPQPATTQPALPAPTSATGGLCARRIITPTMDARLIALDADTGTPCPDFGTNGQVSLLTNIPNAKPGWLMITSTPVIVNDMIVVGGAINDNVSVHSPSGVIRAFDVHTGQLAWNFDPGAVNPNAIPGPGQTYSEGAPNMWSIPSADEALGMVYIPLGNKSPDQWGANRSPQVERFSSAIVALDARTGQLRWVRQTVHHDLWDRDVPSQPTLIDLHTRNGIVPALIGPTKQGDLFVLNRRTGEPIFPVKETRFEGKAVKGDFASLTQPVSALNFTPPPLREADMWGATPFDQIFCRITYRKLYYTGPYTPPVPGGSIIYPGNTGVFNWGGIAVDPARQILIGSPVRLAFVVGLVPRPDARTQIVTQGKAMFGENFGAPYAADIGPFVSPLGVPCQSPPWGSLVGVGLADGKTAWRRRNGTVRDSAPLPLKFNMGVPSLGGPLITAGGVFFYSGTLDNYLRAYDITTGELLWEGRLPAGGQATPMTYRAADNRQMVVVAAGGHGTFGTELGDAIVAFALKNE from the coding sequence ATGGTTGCCGTCATCACCGGCTGGGTATTGTTGCTATTGGGGGTCGTGCTGGCAATCGGCGCGGTTTGGCTCACGGCGGTGGGCGGCAGCCCGTTCTATCTTCTCATGGCGCTGGGGCTGCTCATCACCGGATGGCTGCTCATCCGGCGCAATCCGGTGGCGCGCTGGGTCTATGCCGCCATGCTCCTTGCCGTGCTCGTCTGGGCGGTGTGGGAGGTGGGGCTCGACTGGTGGGCGCTGGTGCCGCGCGGCGTGCTGCTCACCCTCATCGGCCTGTGGCTGCTGCTGCCGATCATCCGCCCGGCCCGCGTGCCGGCGGACACGGTGGCCGATGCCGCCACCACGCCGCCCCGGCCGCGCGACCGGTGGACCGGCGGGCGCATCGCGCTGGCCGTGGTCGTGGCGCTGGTGGGCATCACGGCGCTGATATCGGTCTTTGACGATGAGTTTCTCATTGAGGGCGAGCTGCCTGCCCAGCGGGTGGCGGTGGAAAGCCCGGAGCCCCTGCCGGGCAACGACTGGCCCTACTATGGCGGCGACCGCTTCGGCCGCCGGTTCTCGACCCTCGGCGACATCACGCCCGACAACGTGGACAAGCTGGAGGTCGCCTGGGTGTTTCACACCGGAGATCTGAAAGGCAAGAACGACCCCGGCGAGACCACCTACGAGGTGACGCCCATCAAGATCCGCAACACGCTCTATCTCTGCACGCCGCACAACCATGTGATCGCTTTGGATGCCACCACCGGCAAGGTGCGCTGGCGGTTCGACCCGAAAATCCAGATCGATGCCTCCAGCGAGCATCTCACCTGCCGCGGCGTCGTCTATCATGAGGATGCGCCGGGCGCGGCCCAGCAGGCGGCGGCAGCGCCTGCCGGCGCTCCGGCTGCGGCGGCTTCCGCCCCGCCCACAGCGCCCCAGTCCACAGCGCCCCAGCCTGCGACGACCCAGCCTGCGCTGCCCGCTCCGACATCCGCGACGGGCGGGCTGTGCGCCCGGCGGATCATCACGCCCACCATGGATGCGCGCCTGATCGCGCTGGATGCGGATACCGGCACGCCGTGCCCCGACTTCGGCACCAACGGGCAGGTCTCGCTGCTCACCAACATTCCCAACGCGAAGCCGGGCTGGCTGATGATTACATCGACGCCGGTGATCGTGAACGACATGATTGTCGTCGGCGGCGCCATCAACGACAACGTCTCGGTGCACAGCCCGTCCGGCGTCATCCGCGCCTTTGACGTGCACACCGGCCAGCTGGCGTGGAATTTCGATCCCGGCGCGGTCAACCCCAATGCCATTCCCGGTCCGGGGCAGACCTACAGCGAGGGCGCGCCCAACATGTGGTCCATCCCCAGCGCCGATGAAGCGCTCGGCATGGTCTACATTCCGCTCGGCAACAAGTCGCCGGACCAGTGGGGCGCGAACCGCTCGCCGCAGGTGGAGCGCTTCTCCAGCGCCATTGTCGCGCTGGATGCCAGAACCGGCCAGCTGCGCTGGGTACGCCAGACGGTCCATCACGACCTGTGGGACCGGGACGTGCCCTCCCAGCCCACGCTCATCGACCTGCACACCCGAAACGGCATCGTGCCGGCGCTCATTGGTCCCACCAAGCAGGGCGACCTGTTCGTTCTCAACCGCCGCACGGGCGAGCCGATTTTCCCGGTGAAGGAAACCCGCTTCGAGGGCAAGGCGGTCAAGGGCGACTTTGCCTCGCTCACCCAGCCGGTCTCCGCCCTCAATTTCACGCCGCCGCCCCTGCGCGAGGCCGACATGTGGGGCGCAACGCCCTTCGATCAGATTTTCTGCCGTATCACCTACCGCAAGCTCTATTACACCGGGCCATACACGCCGCCGGTGCCGGGCGGCTCCATCATCTATCCGGGCAATACCGGCGTCTTCAACTGGGGCGGCATCGCGGTTGATCCGGCGCGGCAAATATTGATCGGCTCGCCGGTGCGGCTGGCCTTCGTCGTGGGGCTGGTGCCCCGGCCCGATGCCCGCACCCAGATCGTAACGCAAGGCAAGGCCATGTTCGGCGAGAATTTTGGCGCGCCCTACGCGGCGGATATCGGCCCGTTCGTCTCGCCGCTCGGCGTGCCCTGCCAGTCGCCGCCGTGGGGCTCGCTCGTCGGCGTGGGGCTGGCCGACGGCAAGACCGCCTGGCGTCGCCGCAACGGCACGGTGCGGGATTCCGCGCCCCTGCCGCTCAAGTTCAACATGGGCGTGCCGAGCCTCGGCGGGCCCCTCATCACGGCGGGCGGCGTGTTCTTCTACAGCGGCACGCTCGATAATTACCTGCGCGCCTATGACATCACCACCGGCGAGCTGCTGTGGGAGGGCCGGCTGCCTGCCGGCGGACAGGCGACGCCCATGACATACCGCGCCGCCGATAATCGCCAGATGGTGGTGGTGGCGGCCGGCGGCCACGGCACGTTCGGCACCGAGCTGGGCGATGCCATCGTTGCCTTCGCGTTGAAGAACGAGTAG
- a CDS encoding GNAT family N-acetyltransferase, whose protein sequence is MIATPPAAEPVIVRPAIPDDVEAAAATLSAAFADYPWTRHTVAADHHVERLRQLQLLFLSRIALPYGRVWVTDDCEAVAVWSTPEGAAEVDRTFAELEAEFSKLAGDRAKAWEEAEAELAPFRPQEPVWLLATIGVDPSRQGQGLGTAVIRPGLKAAEAAGIPAYLETASLRNVAFYERLGFRVLAEVQLPANGPRTWCMMRRP, encoded by the coding sequence ATGATCGCCACACCTCCCGCTGCTGAACCGGTTATCGTCAGGCCGGCAATTCCGGACGACGTGGAGGCAGCGGCAGCCACGCTCAGCGCGGCCTTTGCCGACTATCCCTGGACCCGCCACACGGTGGCCGCCGATCATCACGTGGAGCGGTTGCGCCAGTTGCAGCTGCTGTTCCTCTCCCGCATCGCCCTGCCCTACGGCCGGGTGTGGGTGACGGACGACTGCGAGGCGGTCGCCGTGTGGTCCACGCCCGAAGGCGCGGCGGAGGTGGACCGCACCTTTGCCGAACTTGAAGCGGAATTCTCCAAACTGGCGGGCGATCGCGCCAAGGCATGGGAAGAAGCGGAGGCGGAGCTTGCGCCCTTTCGCCCGCAGGAGCCGGTATGGCTGCTCGCCACCATCGGCGTTGATCCGAGCCGCCAGGGGCAGGGGCTGGGCACCGCCGTCATTCGTCCGGGGCTGAAGGCGGCGGAGGCTGCGGGCATCCCCGCCTATCTGGAAACCGCCAGTCTTCGCAATGTCGCCTTCTATGAGCGCCTTGGATTTCGCGTTCTGGCCGAGGTGCAACTGCCCGCCAATGGCCCGCGCACCTGGTGCATGATGCGCCGCCCCTGA
- the tgt gene encoding tRNA guanosine(34) transglycosylase Tgt, translating to MSERFKFEIKATDGRARTGVIHMLRGEIRTPAFMPVGTAATVKAMRPEEVRATGADIILGNTYHLMLRPTAERVAKLGGLHKFMNWSRPILTDSGGYQVMSLSSLRKITEDGVSFASHIDGSRHNLTPERSMEIQRLLGSDIVMAFDECTPHPASHEVAARSMRMSMRWAKRSRDGFDSGEDHAARAALFGIQQGSLYKDLRKESADRLREIGFDGYAIGGLAVGEGQGPMFEVLDYAPGFLPEDRPRYLMGVGKPDDIVGAVVRGVDMFDCVLPTRSGRNGQAFTAHGPVNIRNAKHKEDTGPLDPECSCPVCATYSRAYLHHLVKAGEILGAMLMTQHNIHFYQSMMQGLRDAIAEQRLDSHARAFLDKYYSGRGG from the coding sequence ATGAGCGAGCGTTTCAAATTCGAGATCAAGGCGACGGACGGCAGGGCCCGCACCGGCGTCATTCACATGCTGCGCGGCGAGATCCGCACGCCCGCCTTCATGCCGGTGGGCACCGCCGCCACGGTGAAGGCCATGCGCCCCGAAGAGGTGCGCGCGACGGGCGCGGATATTATTCTCGGCAACACCTATCACCTGATGCTGCGCCCTACGGCGGAACGGGTGGCCAAGCTCGGCGGCCTCCACAAGTTCATGAACTGGAGCCGGCCGATCCTCACGGACTCCGGCGGCTATCAGGTCATGTCGCTGTCGTCTTTGCGGAAAATCACCGAGGATGGCGTCTCTTTTGCCTCCCATATCGATGGCTCGCGGCATAACCTGACGCCCGAACGCTCCATGGAAATCCAGCGGCTGCTGGGGTCCGACATCGTGATGGCGTTTGATGAATGCACGCCGCACCCGGCGAGCCACGAGGTCGCCGCCAGGTCCATGCGGATGTCGATGCGCTGGGCCAAGCGCTCGCGCGACGGCTTCGACAGCGGGGAGGACCACGCCGCCCGCGCCGCCCTGTTCGGCATCCAGCAGGGCAGCCTCTATAAGGACCTGCGGAAGGAATCCGCCGATCGCCTGCGCGAGATCGGCTTCGATGGCTACGCCATCGGCGGACTCGCCGTGGGTGAAGGGCAGGGGCCGATGTTCGAGGTGCTGGACTACGCGCCCGGTTTTCTGCCGGAGGATCGCCCGCGCTACCTGATGGGCGTCGGCAAGCCGGATGATATCGTGGGCGCGGTCGTGCGCGGCGTTGACATGTTCGATTGCGTGCTGCCCACCCGTTCGGGCCGCAACGGCCAGGCCTTCACGGCGCACGGTCCGGTCAACATCCGCAACGCCAAGCACAAGGAAGACACTGGGCCGCTCGATCCCGAATGTTCCTGCCCGGTGTGCGCCACCTACAGCCGCGCTTATCTGCATCATCTGGTCAAGGCCGGTGAAATTCTGGGTGCCATGCTGATGACCCAGCACAATATTCACTTCTACCAGAGCATGATGCAGGGCCTGCGCGATGCCATCGCCGAGCAGCGGCTGGACTCCCACGCCCGCGCGTTTCTGGATAAATACTATTCAGGGCGGGGCGGCTAA
- the queA gene encoding tRNA preQ1(34) S-adenosylmethionine ribosyltransferase-isomerase QueA has protein sequence MRVDLFDFDLPEDRIALRPASPRDSARMLVVRPGEALQGTALQDKGVLDLPEFLRPGDVLVSNDTRVLPAQLFGTRGEAKVGVTLHKRVEAKRWHAFVKNAKRLKVGDRVVFSERLSAIVEDKLPDGPIAFLFECEGPVEAALMEAGTMPLPPYIASRRPADEKDAEDYQTVFARRQGSVAAPTAGLHFTDRLLAALDARGIERVTVTLHVGAGTFLPVKAEDTTAHKMHSEWGEVSPEVAEKLNAVKARGGRIVCVGTTSLRLIESAADENGVIHPFAAETDIFITPGYRFKAVDVLMTNFHLPKSTLFMLVSAFSGLETMKAAYAHAIASGYRFYSYGDASLLFRYEAEA, from the coding sequence ATGCGCGTAGACCTGTTCGATTTCGATTTGCCCGAAGATCGCATCGCCCTGCGGCCAGCAAGCCCGCGGGACAGCGCGCGGATGCTGGTGGTGCGCCCCGGTGAGGCGTTGCAAGGCACCGCTCTTCAAGACAAGGGCGTGCTCGACCTGCCGGAGTTCTTGCGCCCCGGCGACGTGCTGGTCTCCAACGATACCCGCGTGCTGCCGGCCCAGCTGTTCGGCACGCGGGGCGAGGCGAAGGTGGGCGTGACGCTCCACAAGCGGGTGGAGGCGAAGCGCTGGCATGCGTTCGTCAAGAACGCCAAGCGGCTGAAAGTCGGCGATCGGGTGGTGTTCAGCGAGCGTCTTTCAGCCATCGTCGAGGACAAGCTGCCCGATGGCCCCATCGCCTTCCTGTTCGAGTGCGAGGGGCCGGTGGAAGCGGCGCTGATGGAGGCGGGCACCATGCCGCTGCCGCCGTACATCGCGAGCCGTCGCCCGGCGGACGAGAAGGACGCTGAGGATTACCAGACCGTCTTTGCCCGGCGCCAAGGCTCGGTTGCCGCGCCAACGGCGGGGCTGCATTTCACCGATCGGCTGCTGGCGGCGCTGGATGCGCGCGGCATCGAGCGGGTAACGGTGACGCTGCACGTGGGCGCGGGCACCTTCCTGCCGGTGAAGGCGGAGGATACCACCGCCCACAAGATGCACAGCGAATGGGGCGAGGTGAGCCCGGAAGTGGCCGAGAAGCTCAACGCCGTGAAGGCGCGGGGCGGGCGCATCGTCTGCGTCGGCACCACCTCGCTGCGGCTGATCGAAAGCGCGGCGGATGAAAATGGCGTCATCCACCCCTTCGCGGCGGAGACGGACATTTTCATCACCCCCGGCTACCGCTTCAAGGCGGTCGATGTGCTGATGACCAATTTCCACCTGCCCAAGTCGACGCTGTTCATGCTGGTCTCGGCCTTCTCCGGCCTTGAGACCATGAAGGCGGCCTATGCCCACGCCATTGCAAGCGGGTATCGGTTCTATTCCTACGGTGACGCAAGCCTCCTCTTCCGCTACGAGGCTGAGGCATGA
- a CDS encoding peptidylprolyl isomerase, producing the protein MAQTETTVAPAATDLENVLVIELSTGGTVKIAMRPDKAPKHVERIKQLAREGFYDGTIFHRVIEGFMAQGGDPTGTGMGGSKYPNLPAEFNDLPHVRGTASMARAGDPNSANSQFFICFQPAFFLDGQYTVWGRVIEGMEAVDGIARGEPPANPTKIVKAYVAADAAKAEGEGAAQ; encoded by the coding sequence ATGGCTCAGACTGAAACCACCGTCGCGCCCGCCGCGACCGACCTTGAAAACGTGCTGGTGATCGAGCTGTCCACCGGCGGCACGGTGAAGATCGCCATGCGCCCGGACAAGGCGCCCAAGCACGTCGAGCGCATCAAGCAGCTGGCGCGCGAGGGCTTCTACGACGGCACCATCTTCCACCGGGTGATCGAGGGCTTCATGGCCCAGGGCGGCGACCCGACCGGCACCGGCATGGGCGGCTCCAAGTACCCGAACCTGCCGGCCGAGTTCAACGACCTGCCGCACGTGCGCGGCACGGCCTCCATGGCCCGCGCGGGTGATCCGAACAGCGCCAACAGCCAGTTCTTCATCTGCTTCCAGCCGGCGTTCTTCCTCGATGGCCAGTACACGGTCTGGGGCCGGGTGATCGAGGGCATGGAAGCCGTCGACGGCATTGCCCGCGGCGAGCCGCCCGCCAACCCGACCAAGATCGTCAAGGCCTACGTCGCCGCCGATGCCGCCAAGGCGGAAGGCGAAGGCGCAGCGCAGTAA
- the coaD gene encoding pantetheine-phosphate adenylyltransferase codes for MADQAVTHRPRVGVYPGTFDPITKGHLDIIRRGSKLVDRLVIGVATNPSKSPMFTLQERVAQVRRETAQVADNVEVVSFNSLLMNFAEEQGADVIIRGLRAVSDFEYEFQMAGMNQKLNPDVETVFLMADVALQPIASRLVKEIAIYGGDITAFVPVTIAEEVRARVERK; via the coding sequence ATGGCAGATCAGGCGGTTACCCATCGTCCGCGGGTCGGTGTCTATCCGGGCACGTTCGATCCCATCACCAAGGGGCATCTGGACATCATCCGGCGCGGTTCCAAGCTGGTCGACCGGCTGGTGATCGGCGTTGCCACCAACCCGTCCAAGTCGCCCATGTTCACGCTTCAGGAGCGGGTGGCGCAGGTGCGCCGCGAGACGGCGCAGGTGGCCGACAACGTGGAGGTGGTGTCGTTCAACAGCCTCCTCATGAACTTCGCGGAGGAGCAGGGGGCGGATGTCATCATTCGCGGCCTCCGAGCGGTCTCCGACTTTGAATACGAGTTCCAGATGGCTGGCATGAACCAGAAGCTGAACCCGGACGTGGAGACGGTGTTTCTCATGGCCGATGTGGCGTTGCAGCCCATCGCCTCGCGTTTGGTTAAGGAAATTGCCATCTACGGCGGCGATATTACGGCTTTCGTGCCCGTAACCATTGCCGAAGAGGTGCGTGCGCGGGTAGAGCGCAAATGA
- a CDS encoding polyprenyl synthetase family protein has translation MHPPPALKPALDALAQAMDSRFDRLLAVPEDPRRRLYEAMRHATMDGGKRMRPLLTVAACDLFHVEKERALRVALAIECVHCYSLVHDDLPCMDDDDVRRGKPTVHKAFDEATAVLAGDALLTLAFEVLADEATHDDPRVRLELIQELARASGPAGMVGGQAMDLAAETSTFDLPTTTRLQQLKTGALLAACIEAGAIMGKAGADERQRLRAYAHDLGLAFQIADDLLDAEGSSARTGKAVAKDAAAGKATFVSLLGIERARQQADFLIDQAIGHLSGFGAKADLLRAIARFAIERDH, from the coding sequence ATGCATCCGCCTCCAGCCCTCAAGCCGGCTCTTGACGCGCTTGCACAGGCCATGGACTCCCGGTTCGACCGGCTACTGGCCGTGCCGGAAGATCCGCGCCGCCGTCTCTACGAGGCTATGCGCCACGCCACCATGGATGGCGGCAAGCGCATGCGCCCGCTGCTGACGGTGGCCGCCTGCGACCTGTTTCATGTGGAGAAGGAGCGCGCGCTGCGCGTGGCCCTCGCCATCGAGTGCGTGCATTGCTACAGCCTCGTCCACGACGACCTGCCCTGCATGGACGACGATGACGTGCGCCGGGGCAAGCCCACGGTCCACAAGGCGTTCGATGAAGCCACCGCCGTGCTGGCGGGCGACGCGCTGCTGACGCTCGCCTTCGAGGTGCTGGCGGACGAGGCCACCCATGACGACCCGCGCGTGCGCCTGGAGTTGATTCAGGAGCTGGCCCGCGCCTCCGGCCCGGCGGGCATGGTCGGCGGGCAGGCGATGGACCTGGCGGCCGAGACCTCCACTTTCGATCTGCCGACGACGACCCGGCTTCAGCAGCTGAAGACTGGCGCGCTGCTCGCCGCCTGCATCGAGGCGGGGGCGATCATGGGCAAGGCGGGGGCGGACGAGCGCCAGCGCCTGCGCGCCTACGCGCACGACCTGGGGCTCGCGTTCCAGATCGCCGACGATCTTCTTGATGCGGAGGGCTCTTCCGCCCGCACCGGCAAGGCCGTCGCCAAGGATGCGGCGGCGGGCAAGGCGACGTTCGTCTCGCTCTTGGGCATCGAGCGGGCGCGCCAGCAGGCGGATTTCCTCATCGATCAGGCGATCGGGCACCTCTCGGGCTTCGGCGCGAAGGCGGACCTCTTGCGCGCCATTGCCCGCTTCGCCATCGAGCGGGATCATTGA
- a CDS encoding exodeoxyribonuclease VII small subunit, with the protein MTTTAEKIAALSFEAALEKLEQIVHRLESGEASLEDSIDLYTEGTLLRQHCEGKLKDAQARIEKLQIGADGAPKGATPFDAE; encoded by the coding sequence ATGACGACGACAGCCGAAAAAATCGCGGCACTCAGTTTCGAGGCGGCTCTGGAGAAGCTGGAGCAGATCGTGCACCGGCTGGAGTCCGGCGAGGCCAGCCTTGAGGACTCCATCGATCTCTACACCGAGGGCACGCTGCTTCGGCAGCATTGCGAGGGCAAGCTGAAGGACGCGCAGGCGCGCATCGAGAAGCTGCAGATCGGCGCGGATGGCGCGCCCAAGGGCGCGACCCCCTTCGACGCCGAATAA